A single region of the Hyphomonas adhaerens MHS-3 genome encodes:
- a CDS encoding PQQ-dependent dehydrogenase, methanol/ethanol family: protein MAAWSRIFLAGSALALLAACGPKETAPVPEEKGFAAVDTARIETASAGAEWLTYGGTYDEQRHSKLDAVNKDNVDQLGVAWTFDLATNRGVEATPIVVDGVMYVTSAWTVVYALDAKTGALLWEHDPDVDRSVGVNACCDVVNRGVAVYDGKIYVGVIDGRLQALDAKTGDLVWETVTVDQSKPYTITGAPRVVNGKVLIGNGGAELGVRGYISAYDAETGDKIWRFYTVPNPQKQPDGEASDAAFETIGNVTWGDEGAWVTDGGGGTVWDSIVYDDVNDQIIFGVGNGSPWNRTFRDPSGGDNLFLSSIVAVDVNTGEYKWHFQTTPGDNWDYTATQTIILADLPLGPDGASRRVAMQAPKNGFFYVIDAATGEFISGDAFGPLNWATGLDENGRPIEVAAARYGKEPYQQLPGPLGAHNWQPMAYNPDLALAYIPAQEIPQAYAEDPLFYSKDTAWNTGADFSAGVPPIATPEVAKFLRSTLKGRLIAWDPVARAPRWTVEHENAWNGGVLSTAGGLVFQGKLNGQFVAYDAATGEKLWDYNVKSGAGAGPGTYMIDGEQYVTIATGWGSAFALSAGFAYDDTVPSTVGKVVTFKLGGTGEIADADLPPIDRTPKAEPFGTDAQLAEGVVDYARNCAVCHGPLAVSSGVLPDLRWSVVSADPEAWKGVVLEGHRAANGMVSFSEYLDEDDVEAIRAYVLAQAHAAAPTEDDGAE, encoded by the coding sequence CGGAAGAAAAAGGATTTGCGGCGGTTGATACCGCGCGAATTGAAACGGCATCGGCCGGCGCCGAATGGCTGACCTATGGCGGCACTTATGATGAGCAGCGCCATTCGAAGCTGGATGCAGTCAACAAGGACAATGTCGACCAGCTGGGCGTTGCCTGGACGTTTGACCTTGCCACCAACCGGGGCGTTGAGGCGACGCCGATCGTGGTTGACGGTGTGATGTACGTCACGTCGGCCTGGACCGTCGTGTATGCCCTGGATGCAAAGACTGGCGCCCTTCTCTGGGAACACGATCCGGATGTGGATCGCTCGGTGGGCGTCAATGCCTGCTGCGATGTCGTGAACCGCGGGGTCGCGGTCTATGACGGCAAGATCTATGTCGGCGTGATCGACGGCCGCCTGCAGGCGCTGGATGCGAAAACAGGCGACCTTGTCTGGGAAACGGTGACGGTCGACCAGTCCAAGCCTTACACCATCACCGGCGCGCCGCGTGTGGTGAACGGCAAGGTCCTGATCGGGAATGGCGGCGCCGAACTGGGGGTCCGCGGGTACATCTCAGCCTATGACGCGGAGACCGGGGACAAGATCTGGCGCTTCTACACCGTGCCAAACCCGCAGAAACAGCCGGATGGCGAAGCCTCCGATGCGGCCTTCGAAACGATCGGCAATGTCACCTGGGGCGATGAAGGTGCCTGGGTGACCGATGGCGGCGGCGGCACGGTCTGGGATTCCATCGTCTATGATGACGTGAACGACCAGATCATCTTCGGTGTCGGCAATGGGTCGCCATGGAACCGGACGTTCCGTGACCCGTCGGGCGGGGACAATCTGTTCCTGTCTTCCATCGTCGCGGTCGATGTGAATACCGGTGAGTACAAGTGGCACTTCCAGACGACGCCTGGCGACAATTGGGATTATACTGCCACGCAGACGATTATCCTGGCTGACCTGCCGCTCGGACCGGACGGGGCCAGCCGCCGCGTTGCCATGCAGGCACCCAAGAACGGCTTCTTCTATGTGATCGATGCCGCGACGGGTGAGTTCATTTCCGGCGATGCGTTCGGACCGTTGAACTGGGCAACCGGCCTCGACGAGAATGGTCGCCCGATCGAAGTTGCTGCGGCCCGCTATGGCAAGGAACCGTACCAGCAGCTGCCGGGGCCGCTTGGGGCGCACAATTGGCAACCGATGGCTTACAATCCGGACCTCGCGCTGGCCTACATTCCGGCTCAGGAAATCCCGCAGGCCTATGCAGAAGATCCGCTTTTCTATTCCAAGGACACGGCCTGGAATACGGGGGCAGATTTCTCGGCTGGCGTGCCGCCGATTGCGACGCCGGAAGTGGCGAAGTTCCTTCGCTCGACTCTGAAGGGACGTCTCATTGCCTGGGATCCCGTGGCCCGCGCGCCGCGCTGGACCGTGGAGCATGAGAACGCCTGGAATGGCGGCGTGCTGTCGACTGCAGGGGGCCTCGTCTTCCAGGGCAAGCTGAACGGCCAGTTCGTTGCCTATGATGCGGCCACCGGCGAGAAGCTGTGGGACTACAATGTGAAGTCCGGCGCCGGCGCCGGACCCGGCACCTACATGATCGATGGCGAACAGTATGTGACCATCGCCACGGGTTGGGGCAGTGCATTCGCGCTCTCTGCCGGGTTTGCCTATGACGACACGGTACCGTCGACAGTTGGCAAGGTGGTGACGTTCAAGCTCGGCGGAACCGGTGAAATTGCCGATGCGGACCTGCCGCCAATCGACCGCACACCCAAGGCCGAACCGTTCGGAACAGATGCTCAGCTGGCGGAAGGCGTTGTGGACTATGCCCGCAACTGCGCGGTCTGCCACGGCCCGCTGGCCGTCAGTTCCGGCGTGCTGCCGGACCTGCGCTGGTCGGTCGTTTCCGCAGACCCGGAAGCCTGGAAAGGCGTCGTGCTGGAAGGGCACCGTGCGGCAAACGGCATGGTCTCGTTCTCGGAGTATCTGGACGAAGATGATGTTGAGGCGATCCGGGCCTATGTGCTGGCCCAGGCCCATGCGGCGGCGCCGACTGAAGACGACGGAGCGGAGTAA
- a CDS encoding sulfotransferase domain-containing protein, whose translation MTATTLPSAYRAKVLNETWTNFSVLRHGAFDGVLVTSKNSGTHWLKYMLAVALADTHGIERPEYFSENAVRPYIGWPKDAPVFPQLPRLAFSHTIPHRLADWGWARGMAKLPPYVLAVRHPMSILASHHAKWEYDIKVDWLTYLEGDPAGSKYRCDLYWLARFWNRWGDVLARHGESIQVVHYEDTLKNPRQILEAVDRHWGLNLTADSIDAALKAGTKEAMAEKVDPEAEPNVLQNRKTSLSDLFSGDALEIYQRKTGELFRHDLGYDLLSLPV comes from the coding sequence ATGACAGCGACGACTCTCCCATCGGCCTACCGGGCCAAAGTGCTCAACGAGACCTGGACCAATTTCTCGGTGCTGCGCCACGGCGCGTTTGACGGTGTGCTGGTCACGTCGAAGAATTCCGGAACACACTGGCTGAAATACATGCTGGCTGTCGCCCTGGCTGATACGCATGGAATAGAGCGGCCTGAATATTTCTCCGAAAATGCCGTCCGGCCGTATATCGGCTGGCCGAAGGATGCGCCGGTCTTCCCGCAATTGCCGCGGCTTGCTTTCAGTCACACCATTCCGCATCGCCTGGCGGATTGGGGCTGGGCCCGCGGCATGGCCAAGCTGCCGCCTTATGTGCTTGCCGTGCGCCACCCCATGTCGATCCTCGCCAGCCACCATGCGAAATGGGAATACGACATCAAGGTCGACTGGCTGACCTATCTTGAAGGCGACCCTGCCGGATCGAAATACCGCTGTGATCTCTACTGGCTCGCCCGCTTCTGGAACCGCTGGGGGGACGTCCTGGCCCGTCATGGCGAGTCGATTCAGGTGGTTCACTACGAGGATACGCTGAAGAATCCGCGCCAGATTCTGGAAGCGGTAGACCGGCATTGGGGGCTGAACCTGACCGCAGACTCCATTGATGCAGCGCTCAAGGCCGGGACCAAGGAAGCCATGGCCGAAAAGGTCGACCCGGAGGCCGAGCCGAACGTCCTGCAGAACCGCAAGACCAGCCTGTCTGACCTTTTCTCTGGCGATGCGCTCGAGATTTACCAGCGGAAGACCGGCGAACTCTTCCGCCATGATCTGGGTTACGACCTGCTTAGTCTTCCTGTTTGA